From the genome of Mustelus asterias unplaced genomic scaffold, sMusAst1.hap1.1 HAP1_SCAFFOLD_3430, whole genome shotgun sequence, one region includes:
- the LOC144490559 gene encoding armadillo repeat-containing protein 5-like → MRLALDGGARLPASRAHLSRGSEVFRAMLGGSYLESRQSEVPLGGVGAEEAEVLLHHLHGCRAVSGCARLAVLGEKEEEGDLFEDSLLGRALAAAGQYLLSDLTPGLERAAYRRCTPGRLPALCRFARHHHLPGLRALCLRGLLEAPMGPRERARAWQRLAAGAGEREDLLPTLRGLLLEHV, encoded by the coding sequence ATGCGTCTGGCCCTGGACGGGGGCGCCCGTCTGCCGGCCAGCCGCGCCCATCTGAGCCGGGGGTCCGAGGTGTTCCGCGCCATGCTGGGCGGGTCGTACCTGGAGTCCCGGCAGAGCGAGGTCcccctgggtggggtgggggccgaGGAGGCGGAGGTGCTTCTCCACCACCTGCACGGCTGCCGCGCGGTGTCGGGATGCGCCAGGCTGGCCGTGCTcggggagaaggaggaggagggggacttGTTCGAGGACTCCCTGCTGGGCCGCGCCCTCGCGGCCGCCGGGCAGTACCTGCTGTCCGACCTCACCCCCGGCCTGGAGCGTGCCGCCTACCGGCGCTGCACCCCGGGCCGCCTGCCCGCCCTGTGCCGCTTCGCCCGGCACCACCACCTGCCGGGGCTGCGGGCCCTGTGCCTGCGCGGCCTCCTGGAGGCTCCCATGGGGCCCCGGGAGCGGGCCCGGGCTTGGCAGCGGCTGGCGGCGGGCGCTGGGGAGCGGGAGGACCTGCTGCCCACCCTGCGCGGCCTGCTGCTGGAGCacgtgtga